The Ostrinia nubilalis chromosome 17, ilOstNubi1.1, whole genome shotgun sequence genome contains a region encoding:
- the LOC135080220 gene encoding putative odorant-binding protein A10 — MISTKYLIVLCCVAAAVARPSDKYTDKYDNLNIQEILENKRLLKAYVDCVMGQGKCSPDGKELKEHLQEAIETGCAKCTEAQEKGAYTAIEYLIKNELDIWKQLSAKFDPEGKWRKTYEDRARANGIVIPEMRRVIILLAVVALVTQSFAEEGTEKKEDKKEEKKEEQTDEKKYTDRFDDINIEEIIANRRLLVPYLKCVLDKGRCTPEGKELKAHVKDAMQTACEKCTDKQKTGARKVVNHIRDNEKEYWEELINKYDPKGEFKSIYEPFLAAKE; from the exons ATG ATTTCAACAAAGTACCTGATCGTCCTGTGCTGCGTGGCGGCAGCTGTGGCCCGCCCCAGCGACAAATACACCGACAAGTATGACAACCTCAACATCCAGGAGATCTTGGAGAACAAGCGTCTCTTGAAGGCGTACGTTGACTGCGTGATGGGCCAGGGCAAGTGCAGCCCCGATGGAAAGGAATTGAAAG AGCATCTGCAAGAAGCCATCGAGACTGGCTGTGCCAAGTGTACCGAAGCTCAAGAGAAGGGCGCGTACACCGCCATCGAGTATCTGATCAAGAACGAACTTGACATCTGGAAGCAGCTTTCGGCCAAGTTCGACCCTGAAGGCAAGTGGAGGAAGACCTACGAGGACCGCGCCAGGGCCAACGGAATCGTGATACCGGA GATGCGTCGCGTCATAATTTTGTTAGCAGTAGTAGCGCTGGTGACGCAATCATTTGCTGAGGAAGGAACAGAGAAAAAAGAAgataagaaagaagaaaagaaagaagaacaGACTGACGAAAAGAAGTACACTGATCGATTCGATGACATCAATATTGAAGAAATCATCGCAAATAGAAGGCTGTTAGTACCGTACCTCAAGTGTGTTCTGGACAAAGGCCGGTGTACTCCTGAAGGAAAGGAGCTGAAAG CTCACGTGAAAGACGCTATGCAGACCGCATGCGAGAAATGTACAGACAAGCAGAAAACTGGTGCCAGGAAGGTGGTGAACCACATCCGTGACAACGAGAAGGAGTACTGGGAAGAACTCATCAACAAGTATGACCCTAAGGGCGAGTTCAAGAGCATCTACGAACCCTTCCTGGCTGCTAAAGAATAA
- the LOC135079906 gene encoding allergen Tha p 1-like, producing MKTFAICLLAFAAVVSAYPQAKYTDRYDSINLDEIVGNRRLLVPYIKCILDQGKCSPEGKELKSHIKEALENYCAKCTETQRDGTRKVIGHLINNESEYWNQLTAKYDPQRKYVVKYEKELRTVS from the exons ATGAAAACCTTCGCAATTTGCCTACTAGCCTTCGCAGCCGTGGTGTCTGCGTACCCGCAGGCCAAGTACACCGACCGCTATGACAGCATCAACTTGGACGAGATCGTAGGGAACAGAAGACTGCTGGTGCCGTACATCAAGTGTATCCTGGACCAGGGCAAGTGCTCGCCGGAGGGCAAGGAGCTTAAAT CTCACATCAAAGAAGCCCTCGAGAACTATTGCGCCAAGTGTACTGAGACGCAACGCGACGGAACGCGCAAAGTCATCGGGCACCTCATCAACAACGAGTCTGAGTACTGGAACCAGCTGACCGCCAAGTACGACCCGCAGCGCAAGTACGTCGTCAAGTACGAGAAGGAACTCCGGACTGTCAGCTAG